ttcattgggcttccttggcctaattaccttattctcatccttggggttcatggacCTGCCattaaccccttactttctttgtttgcattactttgggtcTACGGTGACCCTTTCttacttttctacatcatatactgcccatgggtatcctatttctctttttccgggcttctttaagcctacttgcctcttcaaggcccatttgtttatttcatgggcctgttatccattattcctgccgcttgggcctaatggttttgccatCTGTTTGCCAATTCTTTGCTGCCCTTGTCGTTGGGCTTTCTTCTTCCTActtggattctcacaaatgacCCTCAACAATAACTAAATGGGATGTCTCACTTACATTCCAAAATCCCCCCAAATTTTCAATAGCCAATGCAAACAAATTTGATGGAAGCATagatccaaaacaaaaatttgaataaatacATTAATTAGATTGGTAAAGTTGAAGGGGCTAGACCGAGAGCAAGCTCATCATGCCTTCTCCTATCTAACACTTAggtatcacaaaaaaaaaagtatcacaCTGAGGATTTTGGAGACCATCAAGCAAAAAGTCCAACGAGACCTCTTCTGAATTTCTCATGAGATGGAGGGAAAAAGCCTCAAGAATAATCTCCATTAATAGTTAATACTCATTCAGCGGACTAATTTAATGAATTCATTAGGCAATTCCCTTACAACTCTTTACAtaactaattataaattttcacaACTACACTCTAAATTGTAATCAATTTTCCTCCCACTAACTAATCCCCTCTTGCTTCAGTGGTTAATATGAAAATGATTAATCGTACAAATAAATCGCATAATCCACAAAATCAGtctaattatttcaaaaaattgaagttaTGGAGATGTAGATGGTCGAGTAAGATCCGACAGGCCAAAAAAGTTGTCCAAATTTAGGATGGGAAATTTTAGATTGAACATATGCTTTAATATTCCTTCAATATAATACCTGTAAGATGCTTAACACCTTctcagacacacacacacagatatatatatatatatatatatatatatataaactcttGAATCAATCTATATGATTTGAAGATATTTATTACCTAATTCGTAGGATATGTACTTTGAAGTTTAAACCCTCCTAAACCTATTAAGTGACCAATCACTAATTCACTATAGAAGAACCCAATATGCGATGACAACTCTATTTCCTTTAAACGGTGTACTCACCCAAGGTCGATCCTAAGTTGGACCTAACATTTAGCATCAtaaaatcataattcataacttACTCTATATTCTTTGAACTACCAGTTCATAACTTGTACATCCTCCACATAATCTTCCATTCAATCCCTTGTAACCCATATCTATAGATTAATGTCCACCAAGATAATCCAAAAGTAGTTTTGAATTGTGCAGAAAAAGTTAGATTAAAACCGAAAAGGTTCCACAAATGTATATAAGCATCAAATAGTTTGCTATTTGGGAAAAACCAGCATATAATCCACAACTCATGAATTGATTCTTCATTGCATGATTAATCATTCCTTCTATTAAGTTCAGTAAATCATGAAGCTATCTAAATGATGGTTGCATCATAATCTATTACTAATTTACTCAATCAGCAGGAACTTAATTTATATTAAGAGATCATATCATTTTAACATCATATTCAAACTTGGATTGCCAGTCATGCACAAAGTATATCTTCAATACTGTAAAATTTTGCCAACTTAGGTCTCAAGACTTTTTCAAGCAGTTGGGTCCCTTAAACCCTACCTTGCTATACCCCTACAATTGTTACACACCCACAAAATTGGGGGGAAATTAGGTTGTCTGGTCTTCTAATGATGTTCTCTCACACTAAAAGAGACTAGGGCACCCAACTTATACAATCAAGGCtgaataaataaatcaaagcTCAAGCCCAAGTACTAGTTATAGCTACaagaagaaataataaagattaTGCCCTTAACAAAAATCAGCTTAATCTGCAAATCATAGCCTCCAAGAGCCAAGTAGCCTCCAAGAGCTATGCAGAAACATCCTGAGCCTCAACTATCCCACAGAAACCGATGAATATGGATACTTTctgaaaatttgacaacaaaATCTCACTTGCACAGGACTTATGCTTTGGTTTGAGGTCATCTCTTTCGACATATTGTCATGCCATCTCCAATAGGTACCTAAAGCTCCAAAAAGTTTAAGGTTATAGATCAATTCAGAAGAGTCTCACAGAATTTGTCAAAACATAGGCAAAAATTACCATCCCCTACCATACTGATGCTTACACGTTTGTCCTCCAGCAGACGTTTGTTGAAATTTCTAATGCTAACAGTCTTCACGTCATTTACCTTCTcaagatatattaaaaaaaagaaagaatcaatTTCATTTCAAATGGACAAAACATACAAATAAAGTAATTGATTTACCATTGGGTCACAAACTTTTCCATGCCAAAGGACATTATCAATCACGATGAGACCCCCAACCTTCACCTGCAAACTAAATCCTCACCAACTGCTTGCAGGATAATGAATGGGCAAATTTGTTCAAATAATCAAAAGGAACAGGAAAATGGATTTAGAACAGATTAATTCAACATGATATTTACTCTTACCAGTTGAAGTAGCAATTCAAAGTACTCTTGATTCTTCCTCTTCTCCGCATCAACAAACGCAAAATCATAgctgattaaaaaaaaggaaataggTGTAAAtgttgatttattatttttgtcccTCACAAATTGGGGAAAAAGTCAGAAACTTCTGCACACGAGGAAAAGTTCATTTTAGGGCGCAAAGCAATAAGGTAGTAGCACTTCAAATGCAAGGATGAAAATGTTCACATTATTTGGACTCAATCCTTAGCACAAATTGCTGTATTGTGAACATGTAACACATGTAGAAGAGTTGAGAAATGAGAACTACTATTCGTTTGAACTAGAACCCCTATAATCAAAATAAACATTAACAAAAAGCTGTTTGTGAAAAATGTATAATTGTGCACTGCTACTTCATTTACCTGCAAGCTTCGCCATTCAGAATCAGTGATTTTAGGACATCAGCGGCAAGTCCATATTTTACATCCACCTGATGCAAACCAATTGTTTCAGAAGTCATTAAAAGGAGCAGGAGTATAAGAAATATTAATGAGAGAAACATCGGATACATATGCAGTCCACAAATCTAAGAGGCAAAACAATGAGGAACTATCCTAGTACACGGAGTGCACACACAAGAACAGCAAAGGAAACAAAGGGAGAAAAACTTAAACTTCTGAAAATAAGTCATCTAAAAAGTCCATGAAGTAGTCATGGAGAAATTATAGGAATTGAAAGTCCAGTTGTATAACATCTTGAGAAAAAGAAACTTGAGATGTGGTAAGGGTAACTTCTTTCCCTCAAAAGTACAAAGATTCCACTCTTTCCAAAGACAACACATGAGGCATGAAAGAGCTGTTGTCCAAAGTTTCCCACTCCTATGATTGCCTAACTTCCCCTTCCAAGAAGCCAACATAGCAATTATTGAATTGGGCATTAGCCAAGTAACACCAAATAGACATAATGATAAGTCCCACAACTCCTTAGCAATAatacaatgaagaagaagatgatccacGGACTCCCCATTTAATTTATACATACAGCACCAATCCACAATTATAACTTCACTTTTTATCCAATTATCCGCTGTCAATATTTTCCTTAGTGGTTCAGTTCATGTGAAGAAAGCAACTCTAGGTGGAGCTCTAACTTTTGAAATGCTCCTCAAGGAACAGGGGTAACTCTTGCAACCCCTAATATTAGCATTCCATGATAACTTCTGACGTGAAATCCATGCTTGAGTGCCGAGGGCCACACCAATGTACCAGTTCCTGCCTGGTCAATTTTGAACTGTATAGAGGTCATCTtaaaaatattccaaaatttcATCCACCTAATCTTGAGCTTCTCTAATAAAATTGGATTCCAATGCAACTCACCATTAACCCACTCCATTGCTACAAGGGCATCTCTTCTCTAGCAAACTTGTACAACTCAGGGCATTTATCCTTGAAAGTTCCATTGCTAGTCCAATGATCATTACAAAAATGTATTACTTCTTAAGAAGTATTATGAGCTTTTGCAGTGTATATGATGTGGGTTTAGTAGGCATCCATTAGCACAAGGTAGTACGCTTAGCAGATGTATAAACTTTTGAGACAAACTAAATAAGGTAAGTCCTTATAATTGCAAGAACCAAGCACTTATAGATGCTAATACTAGCAAAgataaaagagataaaaatacTACCTTGTGCAAAACACCAGCTCGTTCATAATACTTCTTTGCAACCTCAAGAGCCTTAGCATCTCTTTCGCAGGCAACCAAACGACCTGATTCTGGTAGGACTAATGCAACAGCCAATGATGAGTATCCctgaataaattaaaagaaatatatatataatcctaaGAAGATGGTAAGTTGCTACTTCATTAaattcacaataaaataaactttttacTGCATGGTAAGAGGTGAACTGCACAGTAGAACAAGAAAGAGAACGTGAAATTCAAAGCcagaatacaataaaattgtCAAATCACTTGAACCCGATTTGATTATTGAATCCAGATTTATTTAAACTGTCATTACTATGATTAACGTGTAAACCAAGAGAATTTGTGTTTAGACGTTTAACCACTTTAGGTGTAAATCAAAAGAATGTTACTTAGATTTTTACCTAACCAAGGtgtaaatcaagaaaaatttatttagatttAACCAGCCAAGGtgtaaattaagaaaatatttatgttttgatttttaaccAACTGCACTGTAAATCATGAGAATTAGTTATAAAAGCAAAATTCTTCTCAAGGCCCTAATTAGTCCCATTGACATAAGTAATAGCAAGGCAAGGAGATATTTGGCCCCTCTCACAGTAAACCAGTATGGCCTCCTCCTCCAAGAGCCTACCCAGCACGTTCTCAACAAGCCATCCGTTAGGTAAGATaaattttgaactattttgGTGTTTTACTGCACAAAGATGATgtcttgccttttttttttttcaatgtcaTGGAGGTTGGGCATGTGATGGCAAGTGCCTTGACTGCCTTCCACCAAAAGCGACATAAGTCAgcctctctaaaaaaaattgggggaaAGATTGCCTACTATGAACTCTCCTAGACCCAGAAAAGTAGGAGTTTTGTGCACCGGGTAAGACCCATGtgatgtcataatttttttagaatggaTTTTATGGGTAGGAACTTTGAATTGTGACCTTGATCTTGAAAAttactttataaattttttgcgtaaaaagtgtttgtgaaaattcCTAGCTGAAAGTTTCCTTTGAAGTTTAGGTCTTTTGCTTGTCTCATCCTTTACCAATTTGTCTGCACTTGCCATAGGGAGTTAACCCTTTCATTGCTCATGCCCCGGAGATGGGCAGCAAGGGCCAATTTGATTCCCCTCCCTTGCCATCCTAGGTCCATTTAGGTAGGCCAAATACAACCTTTGGGTCTCACCCCACATacattctcttctttttctaatACACtcattttcatcactcaataaACGTAGAACCAATTCATATCATCAAATCAACTTGCTATCATAGTGTTAGTTTGAATATGTTAAGTAGTTACTGGAGAATAGCATAGTGTAACATTGCAGTTATGCAGAGGTCAAATTGAAGAAGTAACTTCAGTATTAAGTGCAAAAGCCCCTGATCATCTTTGCTCATTAAAAGAGCTCCATACTTTTCCTCTAATTTCTAGGTTAAAGAAGGGCTTTAATGTGTGATACGAATATACATGCTAATTGAGGTTTTGGATAAGAATAGAGAATAATTTCAACCTTCTATTTCACCACACATATGCCGCATGTCAGCATATGCAACTCTGTTTCAAATTCTTGAGTGCATAAAGTGCAGATATTTCATTTCATTACTTGACATTGGAGTACCTTGATAGGTACAAGTAACAAAGTAGGCGAGAGAAATCAGAAATCAAAGGAGCTGATCTTCTGGTGCTTACTTTTTCACAAGATGAGGATGAGATATGCCAACAAAAACTTGCATAATCAGAAGAAAAACAACAAGTTGTCTGTTCAACTAAAGCAGTTAATCTTTTTTATAAGCTTTTTTTagctcttttatatatatatatatatatatatatatatatatatataagttaaatTTCAGTGAAAAATACATACAGTGTAAACACCAACTTCAATACACCGCTCCGCCATAAGAATCTGCACAAGCATTGCAAGTAGCTGTGCCTGATCAGGAGACACCTATTAAGAGTACAATACACTGTCAACTTTCATGTACACACACATTAAGGAATGAAAACCATGACTTCAGACATTCCATACAACATTAGACtgataaaaattagtttatgcTATGAACTTGATGCCTTAAAGATCTaatccatatatataaatatttattttacaagtataaatgatacatctatgtgtgtgtgtgtatttatggTGAATCACTATTGTTAAAAtattggttaaatgattaaattcaccatttcctattAGCTTTAGCTTTTGGAACAATAAGTATTTATCATGGTACAAAGCAGGCCATCCTGCGTTCAAACCCCATcatattgtttaaataattaaattcacaatttcctaTCAGCTCAAGCTTACGGGGCAACATTTAATTTATCGTTTAAGTTTCCTTGAACAAGATATTTGTAAATAATAATCAGGGATTGAGATAATGATGAAACACAACATAAATCACACCAAACTAAAGAAGGTACATCACATTCTACAATACATATGCAGTAGTTCAACATTCATCACATCCCGTAACAGAGGCACATTATTGAGGCATTAGGATAAGGTACTCTTGACCAACAAATCTTCATATTGAGTATTATCATATCAGACAAGTTTTTGGAAATAAACTTGTTCTATAACAAATGGAGACTAATAATTTCCTGTCAAATTATAACGGTTGGAGAACCGTTGTCTTTTTTGATCTTGATTGAGAAGACTGTGCGGGGGCCATTATTAACCCAAttgtgattttttctttttttggataggcATTAAGCCAATTATGAATGTTAAACCATTAACATAAAAATGTGTTTAAGAAACTTTCACACGCGCACGcacacaaaaaggaaaagaaacttgAAGGAAGATcttgaaatatcaaaaaaatagcAGTGCAAGTTATTAAAAGTAATAATCTTTGAAAGAATCACTTGGACATACACAACACATATAATGCACACAGGAAGCATAAGCACACATGCAcgctcacacacacacacacacacacacacacaaatgtgCCTTCTGTGCAGAAAATTGAGCAGTTGACAGGAAGTTAATGAACACAAAATCAGGCTGCTGCCCATGccaatgaaattcaaaaatggAGCAACAAGAAAAGCCAGAAGCTTCTACATGCGCACAATGTACAAATAAAACATACAGAGGAAGGAAGAAATAATAAATACCTGCATCTGACTACCACGCAAAGAGGCAGTCTCTTCTCGAAGTTGCCTTAGAATCTGAAAAATAAAACATCATTCAGAATCACAAAAGGTAAACATCAAATAACTAATCAATAAATGGttatctatatatttaaaatatataacaaactATCTCTTAGTAGtaaattttattggaaaaaataGGAAATAAATTCACTACCTCTGGCTCTCGAACATTGCCA
This genomic stretch from Quercus robur chromosome 4, dhQueRobu3.1, whole genome shotgun sequence harbors:
- the LOC126720838 gene encoding uncharacterized protein LOC126720838 isoform X1, which encodes MATCSSLTLHHRCWSRLDLPWRPPRLMLNFNSVSATTTVATSSLAGKAPFERCSSGHIGIRTCSRKSKWIIKRCSTNPFVVVDDEKYGNKQVVSITPSLYEYILGNVREPEILRQLREETASLRGSQMQVSPDQAQLLAMLVQILMAERCIEVGVYTGYSSLAVALVLPESGRLVACERDAKALEVAKKYYERAGVLHKVDVKYGLAADVLKSLILNGEACSYDFAFVDAEKRKNQEYFELLLQLVKVGGLIVIDNVLWHGKVCDPMVNDVKTVSIRNFNKRLLEDKRVSISMVGDGTYWRWHDNMSKEMTSNQSISPVQVRFCCQIFRKYPYSSVSVG
- the LOC126720838 gene encoding tricin synthase 1-like isoform X3 produces the protein MATCSSLTLHHRCWSRLDLPWRPPRLMLNFNSVSATTTVATSSLAGKAPFERCSSGHIGIRTCSRKSKWIIKRCSTNPFVVVDDEKYGNKQVVSITPSLYEYILGNVREPEILRQLREETASLRGSQMQVSPDQAQLLAMLVQILMAERCIEVGVYTGYSSLAVALVLPESGRLVACERDAKALEVAKKYYERAGVLHKVDVKYGLAADVLKSLILNGEACSYDFAFVDAEKRKNQEYFELLLQLVKVGGLIVIDNVLWHGKVCDPMVNDVKTVSIRNFNKRLLEDKRVPIGDGMTICRKR
- the LOC126720838 gene encoding probable caffeoyl-CoA O-methyltransferase At4g26220 isoform X2 — encoded protein: MATCSSLTLHHRCWSRLDLPWRPPRLMLNFNSVSATTTVATSSLAGKAPFERCSSGHIGIRTCSRKSKWIIKRCSTNPFVVVDDEKYGNKQVVSITPSLYEYILGNVREPEILRQLREETASLRGSQMQVSPDQAQLLAMLVQILMAERCIEVGVYTGYSSLAVALVLPESGRLVACERDAKALEVAKKYYERAGVLHKVDVKYGLAADVLKSLILNGEACSYDFAFVDAEKRKNQEYFELLLQLVKVGGLIVIDNVLWHGKVCDPMVNDVKTVSIRNFNKRLLEDKRVSISMVPIGDGMTICRKR